The Paenibacillus sp. FSL H7-0357 nucleotide sequence AATCTCTTTACCGCAATCCGATAGGCAATCAGGGTGAATGAAATAAAAATTACGAGGCCCGCGATCAGAATAGATAGCTGCAGCGCTTTATTATCCGTCCCGGAGCCATAGAAAATGTCGTTCATCCAAGGACTTCGGATTCCGGCCCATTGGGCCACTCCGGCAAAAAGTATAGCGGCCGTAGTGGCTGCGGTCGTTGCCGCGCCATACTTATACGCCGTCTTGTAGTACATGGATATAAATATGATGTTGAAGATCGCAAGCATGATAAAGCATAATCCCCAAAAACCCATGTGTGGTGCATAGAAAATGTAAGTCAGATGAGGGTATAAGAGAAACGTAAATATACCGAAGATCATCGCAACAAGAAGATGCATTAGTTCAAGAATGACAACAACGGCTATCCTGGACTTCACGATGTCTGTTTTGGTCACTGGCATCATCGTACTAAACATCAAATCGTTCTGACTTTTAAATCCGCCAAACATGTTCGGTACAGTTATGAAGCAGAAATATAGCTGGACAAGAAAGTAGACCCAACCGGGAATAAGCATTAAGCCACCCAGAATTACGGGTAATACGAAGAACCAGGGATTTACTCCTAATTTCAAATCCTTCATCACCAAATTATACATATACATCCTCCTTTTTCGCGAAGTAGATCATGATTTCATCGAGGCTGGGCGTGGTTGCCCTTAGGTTGGAGGATGGATCGAAATCATTGGCATGAATCAACCCGGTAAAGCCGAACGAGTTGATTTTGTAGGAAATCAAATATTCCTTTACTTCGCTCAATTGGGCCTCGCTGCCGCTGATTAAGCGATAGGACTCCTTAAACTCGTTTTTCTCGGAACTGGCGACGATTTGCCCGTGTTCAATGAAGGTTATATAATCCGCACATCTTTCCAAGTCGGATGTAATATGGGTAGAGAAAAGAATACTGATTTCGCCGCCAATGATAAGCTCCTGAAAGATATCTAGAAGATCGTCTCTTGAGACAGGATCGAGTCCGCTGGTCGGTTCATCAAGGATAAGCAGCTTTGCGCCATGCGATAAAGCAAGGGTCAAGCTGTACTTTACTTTCATTCCTGTAGACAGTTCCGCTATTTTTTTATTTTCATCCAATTTGAATCTTTTTAGATAGTTGTAGTACGTTTCATCATTCCAATTCTTATAGAACTTCTTTGTAATATTGGTTAGCGTTTTTATCTTGCTGCGTGTATAGAAATCGATATCACCGAATGCGCATCCAATTTCCTGCTTCAATTCGATTTCATGTTCAGCGATGTTCTTGCCAAAAATGCTGATCTCGCCACTATCGGCTTGAACCATGTTCAAGATCGATTTTATCGTGGTCGTTTTTCCCGCGCCATTGACCCCGATAAACCCCATAATATAACCCTTCTCCAATTGAAAAGATACATCTTTGATCTGAAAGTGAGGATATCTTTTATTTAAATTTCTAATATCTAATGCCAGCATACCATACCTCCTCAACAAATTGTGTATTCCGTGTATACACAATGTATCATGAGGCTTTTACAAAGTCAATTGGTACACGACGACGGATACACTGATGCCGAGCAGCGCCACACATCCCTGATCCCCGAATAGTGATAACCTTTTTTAACGGGATTACGGTACGGTTCACAATAACATGACTAAAGCTATTACATCTGTAAAGTTAGCCAAGCAATGTACGAATATTCCTAATTTCAAAGAATCTTTTTTGTATACCAAATAAAATAATGGTGAAAATGCCACAATTCTTGCGACTATAAGCCAAGGGGACCAGAAATGATAAACTGCAAATAATACGAGATTGACCAGTACACTATACTTGCCCATCCATTTCATACGTGCCAGTAGAAATCCTCGAAAATAGAGTTCCTCCGTTATGGGTAGTATAAGTGTAATAAAGAAAAAGCTTACTATTATTGCGATTATGA carries:
- a CDS encoding ABC-2 transporter permease, whose translation is MYNLVMKDLKLGVNPWFFVLPVILGGLMLIPGWVYFLVQLYFCFITVPNMFGGFKSQNDLMFSTMMPVTKTDIVKSRIAVVVILELMHLLVAMIFGIFTFLLYPHLTYIFYAPHMGFWGLCFIMLAIFNIIFISMYYKTAYKYGAATTAATTAAILFAGVAQWAGIRSPWMNDIFYGSGTDNKALQLSILIAGLVIFISFTLIAYRIAVKRFLRVEIL
- a CDS encoding ABC transporter ATP-binding protein; this translates as MLALDIRNLNKRYPHFQIKDVSFQLEKGYIMGFIGVNGAGKTTTIKSILNMVQADSGEISIFGKNIAEHEIELKQEIGCAFGDIDFYTRSKIKTLTNITKKFYKNWNDETYYNYLKRFKLDENKKIAELSTGMKVKYSLTLALSHGAKLLILDEPTSGLDPVSRDDLLDIFQELIIGGEISILFSTHITSDLERCADYITFIEHGQIVASSEKNEFKESYRLISGSEAQLSEVKEYLISYKINSFGFTGLIHANDFDPSSNLRATTPSLDEIMIYFAKKEDVYV